In one window of Immundisolibacter sp. DNA:
- a CDS encoding type 4a pilus biogenesis protein PilO, with amino-acid sequence MSLLDDLRKLDVRSIDLRSIDVQEAGEWPLLGKAVAVGLLALVVLVAGYYFIVSKTLEDLESRQQTEQQLRQQFVTKYRQAVNLEAYREQLAQLKESFEAMRRQLPDSNEIANLLVEITQAGLGRGLEFKLFQPGEARPSGFYAEIPISIEVTGSYHELAEFASDVAGFPRIVTLHDLSIIPVGKDSDLLVMKGTAKTYQYLDEDKP; translated from the coding sequence ATGAGTCTGTTAGACGATCTTCGTAAGCTGGATGTGCGCAGTATCGATCTGCGCAGCATTGATGTTCAGGAAGCAGGCGAGTGGCCATTGCTGGGCAAGGCGGTCGCGGTGGGCTTGCTGGCACTCGTGGTGTTGGTGGCTGGTTACTATTTTATTGTGAGCAAGACGCTGGAGGATCTGGAGTCTCGCCAGCAGACCGAACAACAGCTGCGTCAGCAGTTCGTCACCAAGTATCGGCAGGCCGTGAATCTAGAGGCTTACCGCGAGCAATTGGCGCAGCTCAAGGAATCCTTCGAGGCGATGCGCCGTCAGTTGCCAGACAGCAACGAAATCGCCAATCTGCTAGTGGAAATAACGCAGGCGGGGTTAGGGCGTGGTCTGGAGTTCAAGCTATTCCAGCCGGGAGAGGCTCGGCCTTCAGGGTTTTATGCTGAAATACCGATCAGCATCGAAGTGACCGGCTCCTATCACGAGCTGGCGGAATTCGCGAGCGACGTGGCTGGCTTTCCACGCATCGTTACCTTGCATGATCTGAGTATCATCCCGGTCGGCAAGGATTCGGATCTGCTGGTGATGAAAGGGACGGCCAAGACCTACCAGTATCTGGACGAGGACAAGCCGTGA
- a CDS encoding penicillin-binding protein 1A, translating into MPLLRVLRALASAGINLAFAALLAGVIVYLALDRQLPAVEQLGHTQLAQPLQIYSKDRRTIAEFGDQRRIPLADDALPASLVQAILAAEDDRFFEHPGFDTRSIARAAWELIRTGKARQGGSTITQQVARNFFLSREKTFLRKGLEIMLAVRIEQHFSKDQILGLYVNKIFLGHRAYGFGAAAQIYYGRPIAQLTVSEIAMLAGLPKAPSRDNPLVNPKRALERRDYILGRMYSLGYLSADDYQHALQQADSAGHYGFDPDVDAPYVAEMARAWMVGRYGDAAYTDGYRVITTVDSQQQQVANRALRAGLLNYDRRHGFRGPAARIPAAVLADPTQLQKNLRALPVTNELTPAVRLTTGDFWLATSQATVPAAEIARDTFARGWQPADGDVVYLRQSPTGWQLAQLPQVEGALVALYPDSGAITALVGGYDFGRSRFNRAVQAQRQPGSNFKPFIYAAALAAGYTAASVINDAPVAFPVDTPDGYWRPENYTGRFYGPTRLREALAQSRNLVSVRLMHAVGVGFTRRYCLRFGFDATRLPRNLSLALGTASVTPLELAAAYAVIANGGYRVSPYFIEQVLDRNDQIVWQAPRPVPCDAGCEMEQTAGGDTVPAPRVIPASDAYILSSMLSDAIDHGTAVRAKSLGRPDLAGKTGTTNEERDAWFTGFNRRLLATAWVGFDQPRSLGKGETGSRAALPVWMDFMASALAELPVSPMPVPSDLVSVRIDRYTGQPSSDSGPDTLFEWFSADRVPSAMRVPTPDPATPTRNPEAVLF; encoded by the coding sequence ATGCCTCTCCTGCGCGTTCTTCGCGCGCTGGCCTCCGCTGGCATTAATCTGGCTTTCGCGGCATTGCTGGCTGGGGTCATCGTTTATCTTGCGCTCGACCGCCAACTGCCTGCGGTCGAGCAACTGGGCCACACCCAGCTCGCCCAGCCACTTCAAATCTATTCGAAGGACAGGCGTACGATCGCCGAATTCGGCGACCAGCGGCGCATTCCCCTCGCCGACGATGCTCTGCCCGCATCACTGGTGCAAGCCATCCTGGCGGCCGAGGACGATCGTTTCTTCGAGCATCCGGGCTTCGACACCAGAAGCATTGCGCGCGCGGCATGGGAGCTGATTCGCACCGGCAAGGCACGGCAGGGCGGCAGCACCATTACCCAGCAGGTCGCGCGTAACTTCTTCCTGAGCCGCGAGAAAACCTTCCTGCGCAAGGGCCTTGAGATCATGCTCGCGGTACGCATCGAGCAGCATTTCAGCAAAGACCAGATTCTTGGCCTGTACGTCAACAAGATCTTTCTTGGCCACCGCGCTTACGGCTTTGGTGCCGCCGCCCAGATTTATTACGGTCGACCGATAGCACAGCTGACAGTTTCCGAAATCGCCATGCTCGCCGGGCTACCCAAAGCACCCTCCCGCGACAACCCGCTGGTCAATCCGAAGCGCGCGCTTGAACGGCGGGACTACATCCTTGGCCGCATGTATTCCCTGGGCTATCTGTCCGCCGACGACTACCAACATGCGTTGCAGCAAGCGGACAGCGCAGGGCACTACGGATTCGACCCTGACGTGGACGCACCCTATGTCGCTGAAATGGCTCGGGCCTGGATGGTAGGTCGCTACGGCGACGCCGCCTACACGGATGGCTATCGGGTCATCACGACCGTGGACAGCCAGCAGCAGCAAGTCGCCAACCGCGCCTTGCGCGCGGGTCTGCTGAATTACGATCGGCGGCATGGTTTTCGGGGCCCGGCGGCACGCATTCCGGCCGCTGTTCTGGCCGACCCGACGCAGCTGCAGAAAAACCTGCGCGCCCTGCCCGTAACCAACGAATTGACGCCCGCCGTGCGACTGACCACTGGCGACTTCTGGCTCGCGACCTCGCAGGCCACCGTCCCGGCGGCCGAGATCGCTCGCGACACCTTCGCTCGCGGCTGGCAACCGGCTGACGGCGATGTCGTTTATCTGAGGCAATCGCCAACCGGTTGGCAGCTGGCGCAGCTACCGCAGGTGGAAGGCGCCCTGGTGGCACTGTACCCCGACAGCGGGGCGATCACCGCCTTGGTTGGCGGCTACGATTTCGGCCGCAGCCGGTTCAACCGCGCAGTACAAGCCCAACGCCAACCGGGCTCAAACTTCAAGCCTTTCATTTACGCTGCCGCGCTGGCTGCCGGCTACACCGCAGCCTCGGTGATCAACGATGCACCGGTCGCGTTTCCAGTCGACACGCCAGACGGCTACTGGCGGCCGGAGAACTATACCGGCCGCTTCTACGGACCCACGCGCCTGCGCGAAGCCCTGGCCCAGTCGCGCAACCTGGTGTCCGTACGCCTCATGCATGCGGTGGGCGTTGGTTTCACGCGCCGGTATTGTCTGCGCTTCGGGTTTGACGCCACGCGCTTGCCGCGCAATCTTTCCCTGGCGCTGGGCACCGCATCCGTAACCCCGCTTGAACTGGCTGCCGCGTATGCCGTCATTGCCAATGGCGGATACCGGGTCAGTCCCTACTTCATTGAGCAGGTTCTGGATCGCAACGATCAGATCGTGTGGCAGGCGCCCCGGCCGGTTCCTTGCGATGCCGGTTGCGAGATGGAACAAACTGCCGGCGGCGACACCGTGCCGGCGCCCCGGGTCATTCCCGCCTCCGACGCATATATCCTCAGTTCCATGTTGTCGGACGCCATCGATCACGGCACCGCGGTGCGCGCCAAGAGTCTCGGCCGACCCGACCTCGCGGGCAAGACCGGCACCACCAACGAAGAACGCGACGCCTGGTTCACGGGCTTCAATCGAAGGCTGCTGGCAACGGCCTGGGTCGGTTTTGACCAACCACGCTCGCTCGGCAAGGGAGAAACGGGCTCCCGTGCCGCATTGCCTGTCTGGATGGACTTCATGGCCTCCGCGCTGGCTGAGCTGCCGGTGAGTCCGATGCCGGTACCCAGTGACCTGGTCTCCGTGCGCATTGACCGCTACACCGGGCAACCGAGCTCGGATAGCGGCCCGGATACGTTGTTCGAATGGTTCAGCGCCGATCGGGTACCCAGCGCCATGCGTGTGCCTACACCTGATCCCGCGACCCCGACCCGTAACCCGGAGGCAGTATTGTTTTGA
- the pilM gene encoding type IV pilus assembly protein PilM, which produces MIRKIFGQDASPLLGLDISTSAVRLLALAATAKGYRVEASAHTRLPVGAVSEQAVVQIEVAGQAVADALQRSGSKRRHAALAVSGSQVISRQISMPAEFSDSEIEQQITLDSDQYIPYPLEDVYFDFVVMGANARNPETNDVLLIVARNEVIDKRLETLTLAGLTASVVDVEAYALESAFPLIASQLPEAASAGFTAMVDVGATSTTLSVLHGGAAVFTREQLFGGDQLLQQIQDRYGLAYPEAIVALHDNTLPDDSRNEVIAPFLDSMASQVARLLQVFFSATGESAIDSVVLSGGCAGLPGAAAAVGEYTGLDTRVGNPFLDIEFASKSEAARLRSDGHAWMVAAGLAMRSMNNVSR; this is translated from the coding sequence TTGATTCGAAAGATTTTTGGCCAAGATGCTTCACCCTTGCTCGGGCTGGATATTAGCACGTCGGCGGTACGCCTTTTGGCCCTTGCCGCGACCGCCAAGGGTTACCGCGTGGAGGCAAGCGCCCATACCCGGTTGCCCGTGGGAGCTGTCTCGGAGCAAGCAGTGGTGCAGATCGAGGTCGCCGGTCAGGCGGTAGCCGATGCCTTGCAGCGCTCAGGTAGCAAACGACGTCATGCGGCCCTCGCCGTGTCAGGCTCACAAGTCATCAGTCGCCAGATCAGCATGCCGGCAGAGTTTTCCGATTCTGAGATCGAACAGCAAATCACCCTGGATTCGGATCAATACATCCCATATCCTCTGGAAGATGTGTACTTTGACTTCGTGGTAATGGGCGCCAATGCGCGCAATCCCGAGACCAATGACGTGCTGCTGATTGTCGCGCGCAACGAGGTTATCGATAAGCGCCTGGAAACACTGACCCTGGCTGGCCTGACAGCATCGGTCGTGGACGTGGAGGCCTATGCGTTAGAGTCGGCCTTCCCATTGATTGCCTCACAGCTTCCGGAGGCTGCCAGTGCCGGCTTTACCGCGATGGTTGATGTCGGCGCTACATCCACGACCTTGAGTGTGCTGCACGGTGGGGCTGCGGTTTTTACGCGTGAGCAGCTGTTTGGCGGAGACCAGTTATTGCAGCAGATTCAGGACCGTTACGGTCTGGCTTATCCTGAGGCGATTGTCGCGTTACATGACAACACGCTTCCAGACGACAGCCGCAACGAGGTCATCGCTCCATTTTTGGATTCGATGGCTAGCCAAGTGGCCAGATTGCTTCAGGTGTTCTTTTCCGCCACTGGCGAATCGGCAATCGATAGTGTCGTGTTGAGTGGTGGCTGCGCCGGGTTGCCCGGTGCGGCCGCGGCAGTTGGTGAGTACACCGGGCTGGACACTCGGGTCGGCAACCCGTTCCTTGATATCGAGTTCGCTTCGAAGAGTGAAGCGGCGCGGTTGCGGTCCGACGGACATGCCTGGATGGTTGCGGCAGGTCTTGCCATGCGGAGCATGAATAATGTCTCGCGTTAA
- a CDS encoding PilN domain-containing protein — MTLGAGVLGAALLVIVAELVSTTIVNRQEERNALLRTEIAALDIKIREIRDIQAQKARLQARMEVIQDLQVKRPMSVKLFDALARSVPDGVFLASVSQRETALSLQGLAQSNARVSTFMHQLDASDQFDPSTLGVARATEHRGMHASQYDIKVPQHVAKDEPGQ; from the coding sequence ATGACACTGGGCGCTGGAGTGCTGGGCGCCGCTTTGTTGGTGATTGTTGCGGAACTGGTCTCCACAACAATAGTGAACCGTCAGGAAGAAAGAAATGCGCTCTTACGTACGGAAATCGCCGCGCTGGACATAAAGATTCGTGAGATTCGGGATATTCAGGCACAGAAGGCGCGCCTGCAGGCGCGCATGGAGGTTATTCAGGATCTCCAGGTCAAACGACCGATGTCGGTCAAGCTATTTGATGCCCTGGCACGCAGCGTGCCAGATGGTGTGTTCCTGGCCAGCGTTTCTCAGCGTGAGACGGCACTCAGTTTGCAAGGCCTGGCACAATCCAACGCCAGGGTGTCCACGTTCATGCATCAGCTGGACGCATCAGATCAGTTCGACCCCTCTACGCTGGGAGTCGCGCGGGCAACCGAGCATCGCGGCATGCACGCGAGTCAATACGACATCAAAGTTCCGCAGCACGTGGCAAAAGACGAGCCAGGTCAATGA
- a CDS encoding pilus assembly protein PilP: protein MNGGRILGLGLLCAIASGCGVRNADLHAWMDEVRAAEKVAIDPLPVLKPYEQFVYVREGIKNPFLDTLEDPRLAQRADTGEDGGIRPDLNRRKEALEGYPLDALRMVGTLGRDGSVWALVQGPDQTISRIGVGNYLGENYGRVSQVEETAVKLVELIPNGTGGWMERAAAIAIVEQ, encoded by the coding sequence GTGAACGGCGGCCGGATTTTAGGACTGGGCCTGCTATGCGCCATAGCCTCTGGCTGCGGCGTCAGGAATGCGGATTTGCACGCCTGGATGGATGAAGTCCGCGCTGCCGAGAAAGTGGCCATTGATCCCTTGCCGGTGCTCAAGCCCTATGAGCAGTTTGTCTATGTGCGAGAAGGTATTAAAAACCCGTTTCTCGACACCCTGGAAGACCCGCGGCTGGCACAACGAGCCGATACCGGTGAGGATGGAGGCATTCGGCCAGACCTGAATCGGCGCAAGGAAGCCCTGGAAGGGTATCCCCTGGACGCACTGCGCATGGTCGGCACGTTGGGGCGCGACGGTTCGGTCTGGGCTCTGGTGCAGGGCCCGGATCAGACCATTAGCCGGATTGGCGTCGGCAATTATTTGGGCGAGAACTACGGACGGGTCTCGCAGGTCGAGGAAACCGCGGTCAAACTGGTGGAACTCATTCCAAATGGGACCGGTGGCTGGATGGAACGGGCAGCAGCCATTGCAATCGTGGAGCAGTAA